The genomic segment ATGGACGtcagcttttgctcaaactggtTATTCAGAACACACCaaagaatgaaatattgttGTCCGCATTCAAGTAACCCAGTTCAAATCAATAAACTAAGTGACAGACTATGAAGTAATTTTAAGGTATATCAAAACAGCTTTTGCGACATGGCATTTTTCTCAATTCTGTCTGGCGGCACGACTCTCCCTGTCCATATTAATGAAGAAATTTCAGCTCAAGAACTTCGTCCTCACCTCGAAACTAAGTTCCGGTACGCCAACCATCCCCCCTATCCAACCAAGGACAGCATTGAGTAAAGCGATGAGTGAAACAAATGCGATCAGATTAGCAGCGATATATCCGACCATCACCACCGCCGCACAGGCTCCTTTGGCCGCCGCCTCTATAAAATTCTTGTCTGTTCTGAAATTGTAAAGatctacgtatgtatgtatacatctaACTGTGAGTCTTTTCATAAGTCATATATAGATACACACGTATATACGtatctattatatatacatcCATCTGTATATATCTAAAATATTATGTTAAGTGTATGTTCGGCTATCTGCCTATCTatgtatctgtctatctatgtatctgtctgtctgtctgtctgtttatctatctatctatctatctatctatctatctatctatctatctatctatctatctatctatctatctatctatctatcctaTCACAATGTAGTGACTTACGTCAGATTAAcactatatatattatatatattatatatatattgtgtatatatagtgtatatatattgtatatatgtttatattatatatatatatatatatatatatatatatatatgtatatatatatatatatacctgtagagtgacaactacaagttcctagattctcagtatatactatatatatatatatatatatatatatatatatatatatatatatatatatatatatatatatatatgacgacCTATATTCTACACATTGGGCAACGTTAACGTTCgacaattaatatttatttataatatgtTACTAAAGACGTACGGATTTATCAGCCTCAATCTTCACACTAGGTTTCAAAGCAGTCAAAACAAGATAAGGTGACCATTTCCCTCATTTAAGGTAGTAATACGGACTTTTCtcagactttcctcaaggaatctttcaaccactttattgcaaaatcatgaataaaaaaatcaggggcaaggtgcaaattttggtatcagAGGAACAAATTACCCCAGCTTTAGCGatgtttggaattcaaaatggccgccttgcctatgttaactgtatggagaaaaaatgaGATTTTCTTTTTTCGTAACGGTAAAGTTATTCTTATTCAAAGGgcattaaaatgagcccccacaaatggtagttcagaaaagaattgtaaattttgagaatcagAATAGCAgtacccgaggcgcattctaccacaaaggtatacagtcacctgtaatctaaatatgcccaaatATGGTCAAATGGGCGTTCATGGGTaatcaaaatgcccatgtgagggcgctgattttaaaaagcggccacccgcttaaaatctgtgattggttagattttctctttccatggtaactgttgcaaaatGGGAACAGATGACAGTATACGTCTAATAGCACAATGAAAAATCGCTTTATACTACTATAAAATGGATTTTGTATTCTATTAAATTTGCTTACGATTTCTCGAGTTTTACTTCTATATCTTTATGATGAATGGCCTTGTCTGACGCCGTCTCCGGATAAAAAAGCTTGGATATCCCCAGAGCAGCTGGAGCTGATATCACTGAGGCTGAGATCAGGTGAGACGCGCTCACACCAAAGGCAATGTATGCTGCCAATAAGGAACCAGCGATTGTCGCAAACCCTCCAACCATCACCGCGTGAAGCTCCGACAGTGTCATGTACTCGACAAAAGGTTTGATCAGAAGGGGCGCTTCTTGCTGATATTAAAGAAAACACCACCAGATACAGTCTCAGACCGGCTATAAATCATATCAGTTTCTATGAATTGCCACTGAATCCGTGTGCAATAGTATCATACACTGTCGAAGGTAATGCAAGAACTGTACTACCAAAATTTCGAGTATGGTAAAATGGGATTGCTCATAGAAGCGGAACGCTAACCCAGCGATTGGCTTTTGTCCTTGAAGGTGACGAAAACTTAGTTTCTGAGAACGTACCTGACCCACCAATATGTTACCCGCTGCATTGACAGATTCCGGCGCCGAAGTTGCCATGGTCACTTCGAATAACCATGCCACCTTAAGAATCACCCATTGCATGATTCCCAAGTAGTACACGATGGACATGAAACtcgcaaaataaattgtaaCTGGTAAAATCTTGGCACACAGAAACGAAGCAACGGTAAATATGTTTGCCAGCAATCAAGATGAAGCAACAGGAAGGTAGAAAATACAAGGTTGTTCGAGGTAGGGTTAGCGATAGGGTTTAAGTCAAACATTGTCAtttgaatgagagagagagagagagagagagagagagagagagagagagagagagattattgTTGTCATGGTGGAAAAAGATATGGAAACACGACTTACTTTCTTCGTCACTTCTTTTAGCCGAGGTGAAACTTATTTGGCCAATTAAGTAATAGCCAATATGTAAGAAATCATACGGTGCCATAATGATAACAAAATTTGTTTAAGGAATAGCATTGACATTCATGCTGTTTGTCTCATACATGCTGTTTTAGGCATATGTTTTGCAGTCAAACTTACCGCAAAAGCGAAGTAATGATCTCGGAAGTTTTCGCCAAAGACAAATTCGGCTCCGTGATCCGCAAAGGAGAGAAAAACCTGCATAAAGTCTCCAATCCATTCGAATAATTTGTATCCGAAATAAGTACGAAGaacaaacaaagcaaagacGAATTGGAGGCCAACTCCCCATAGAACCGATCTCCATTTGACCTGAAAGGCAACAAAAACCCACATGGCGGCAAGTGACGTACCAAGTGTACACAATTATGCAAAATCAATTAAATGTTTTCTCAGTGATAATTGTGCAACCGGTCATCAGGACGATATCGATCCAAGAGAATAAATAACATAACGGTTACATGTTTCGGtaagtatgcacctcgaaagggGAAAACTTTAAGTTTGCtaataaactttcctcaaggaatcattcagtcattctctttcaataGCAGGAATGaaaaatcatgggtcaccaTGGACATTTTGGAAGCAGAGAAAAAATACCTTACATTTAGcgatagttgaaattcaaaatagccgctaTTCGTATGTTTACTctatggaaaaaagttaaatttccgACTTTCACAAAATTACGACGgggaaaacaaattatttagcCCATGATCTTCAAACTGTGCCCACACAAGAGGTGGATCAAAAGAGTACAGTAATGACTTGAGATTCCAAGtatatgtccccgaggcgcattcaaTCTTAATAACGATGATAATGACATTGGGCTGACAAAATGTTTATAAAGATAATTTTTGTTGATAACTTTACAAAGTCTCAACTAAAACGTGCATCTTTAAACAATCCAATGACATGCTACGAGAAATATCTCAAGTTCATTGCCATAGAGTGGTGTGAATAGTAGCGAACGTGCgataataataaaaacatgtatgtaCTCACAGCATCTGGGTACTTAGAACAGGCAAACCCAAAGATGATGAAAATGCACGCACCAACTGAGGACATTAGCTGTGGAGGGTATTCCCTGGCTTCATATATCAGAAATACAATCAATCCGACAAGTAAACATATGTATAATGGCCTATCATACAAAATAAaggtgtatgtatatataaaggtgtatatatatatatatatatatatatatatatatatatatatatatatatatatatattatatatattatatatatgtatgtatatatatatgtatatgtatgatgtatatatatgtatgatgtatatatatacacacacactatatatatatatatatatatattataatatatatatatatatatatatatatacactacaGGTCTCTACCGATAAGAAGTCGTTTGAAATAGTTTTTTTCTATCACAATAATTAGTTCCGTTTTCAAATCTTTTTATATTCAAAAATTCATATTCAATCCTATCGAAAAGCAAGTAATAACTAAAACGTGTCTAAGAAATGCAATCTTTGCCAAACAGAGAAGCTACGAATAATCGATGCAGATAAGTCAAACCTGTTAACCAACATATATATTATGTTGTATTTTATACATGTGTGATAAGCGCTTACCATTTTATTATATACCAATATTTGTTCAATAATCCACAACATGGAGACAGACACTTTCCATAAATAGCTGCACCACATCTATCTCTAACAAGAGCGTATATCATATACAATAACGCCAGACTTGTAAAGATGAACAAGGCGAGTGCGTTGTAAAAATTATACCAGCATGCGTAAATGAAGTAGGCACAGTAACACGCAACCAGAGTTGCATACACTGATAACAATATGGTTTCCGAATGCACGCCGCACCAgttgtaaaatgttttcaacCCGCCGGCAAGTTTCTGTAAAAAATGCGGAAGAATAGTCAGCAGGACttgtcaaattgaaaaatgGCGCACTTAACATCATTTACATTCCTTACATTTGACTCCTCTTCTCAAGAAACACTAGTACTGATTTATGTCACTGGCAGCTAGATTACGACAGGCCGTTGGCGGCGTCCATAGAAAAGGCGGTGGTTTGAGTACTAGATTTACGTAATCTGATATTCGTACGACGACTAACGTGAAGCAGGGCGAAAAGCGACAATTTTGATATCGgtaaggcagtatgcgccttcAATTTGGAATACCTAAACTATTGCTCAAATATTGATGCagaatttggtacaagagaaaccaATTACCCATGCAATAATCAGCAACGTGAAATTCTAGACCGCTAGCCCCGTGTTATCTCTATGTGGAAAACTAAAACTttcgatttcacaaaaataagccggtcGAAGCTTTAGTTACTCCATATAAGCTTTAAAGTGAACCTCAGAAGTGATAGACCAAAACTATATTGTAGAactttgaaagtccgaatatctgtcccgtaGGCGCATTCTGCCTTGATGggaaaatgcaatgaaaaaccTTGTGTAGGCATCGTCTGTCGCGGAGTGTTTTTTACACTAGCAACATCATGATTAAATGATGAATACTTGTACTTTGTAATTTCAACTGTGAAATTCGTCAGAGGAAAGCATATTTTAAATGTACATTTTGGTACAGGCTCACTCGACAATTTTGTTCTAACGTCACCTGCTAACGTTTTTGTCTTTTATACCTGTTTCTGACGTAGACCAAAactaaatttcttacacaattTGTCGTCTGCAGGACTTACTCGGAtaaaaacctatgaaacaatgTATCAATATTATCAAACAATGTATTAATACAGTGGGTTTAAATTCGGTGCTACAACTCTGTGCATTAGACGTCTTAGCTTCAGCAAACATCTTCTAACTTTCAGTTGTAATTGTTACTAAAAAGCTACATTTTAGATCAAGTGCAAGCAACTGTTCACCTATCTGATCAATGGCTTTGATAGAATACAGAGTTACCCAATGCTAGTTTACTGTAACTAATCATGTTGGTGAATTTGAAATGTGTtgtgatacccaagcttattgtttatattgtaaataaaatgtgCCTGTCTCACATACAGAGTCTTGGCGCCGAAGTGAAACCCGCTGCTTTATGGCtaacaattttgttcattttaattgAGTACATAAACTTTAGCGCCGGAATTAATCTTACCGTCAGCCTCTTTTCTGCGTAATAGTTACcgcaaaaattaataaaacatgtaaaatgtgTTAACTCCATGAGGGAGGAGGAGGTGGTATGTGACATAGAGTTAgcttaaatattttaaacaacAAATTCGACCAATCAAAAGCAGAATAATTATTTGATATTAACTTCAAAATTGAACTTAACAATTCTGCAACTTTCCCGCCAAAACGCTTTTCCTTTTTTTACGAAAAATTATGGCGCATGACGTCACACAAGTTGCACTCTGAAAGCATAACGATAAGCTAAGGTTCGGTATAAATTACAGAAATCGCTAATTTTTCGAAACCAACCTTGCAGATTCCGGCTCCTTTATATTCAGACGAATCCTCAACCAGTGTTACCTGGGCAAATTCATGTTTATCGTAGTCGAGTTCTGATTTCCAATCATCGTTGATAGCTTTCATTTCTAATACCGCGGATCCATGGTCCTAAAATGAAAGTCGTGGAATGACTGTTTAATCCATCTGGTTTTTCAATTAATCCAATGACAAAGCTTATCCTGAATCATCTTATGCGCTTAAAAGCCGATAGCTGTAAATTTTTATGATCTTGGAACTATTATCTGAATTATTTTTTctatttcaatttcttgttttaCCCCTAAAAGGTACGACTAGTTATTTAGCTTGCCGATAGAGCGTAAATACGTGTATTTTAGCGAAGGAGAGCTTTTTTTTCTCCACGAACCTACCCATAAAAATTTTCTTTACTGTAACAAGTGTAGCTTTTGTCTTAAAGAGGCCAGTTGTTTACGACGATGCTATAGGTGTAGAACGCACTGGcatagtttacattttaattctattCTGGACCGGCACTCATCGTTCAACAGTAActatgcagtctacacatgtaaaggctgagttgataagctgaatCCCAGTATCTCAAGACATTttgagagtagaacaaaaatgtACTTGATATGAACAAATAAAAAGTGGGAAAACAAATTATCACACGCTAAAGTAACTGGCCCTTTATCTAAGTTACTTAGTCACGTTAAATTTCCTGTTCAATGGTATTGCAACACGCATTATTGTTACTTTGCAGAATAATGAAGACTTTATTTGGTTAAAGTACGAATTAAGTTCATGATATTTCATAATTGTTTACACCCATACTGTGCCCCTCGCTGCTATAAAGGTCACTTCATTTGTTTCATACTCCATTTATCTATTTCCACTTTGAACCTTCTCAATGACTAGCGAAGGCATTTAAGTCGGTCTTCATAGTTGGCAAAAGGCTTACAAGTACTCCCTGTAATGTGATCTATAGCAACATATACTCGACTAAGATTTTATAGATTCTGGATACGCTAAAATTTTGCGCTTCTCTGTCTGCACGACGTTTCTATCATCAATTTTTATCTTAAAGATAACGAACGCATGCGCCAAATGTCGCCGACCCTTCGCTAATATCAGGGCTCAAATATTTTGCCAAGGAGATTACCTGAGCAAATATTTGCCACATGGCAGAACGGTCTCCCATTTTACGGGTCGGGTGCGAACATACATAGTTACCGTAGCAAAACGAATAAATAGCCAACGAAAAACCCGTGTATACGTTTGTCTACCTGCACGGTTGCCGAAACCTATGTGGGGAAGAACTAATAATAAAACTGCCGTATACGACTGTCTGTGACTATCACTAACATTCAACCATAGGGATTCACGCTGTCAAATATTGCGTGTTGGACCAAACACGCATGCACAGAACCAAAGTTTTGTGAATAATTCTGAGATAAAGAGGTTCGGCAACAGGTCTTTATACGTGGCGTGAATGCGACACACCTCGAGTTTCTCATTTCAAGTGACGTCATACAGGAACGACGTTACATGGAGACAGCTCTTTATGTGTAACCCTTAAGCGTacgcattttttatcattttaggcGATGAACATCATTGAATAGTCcaataatttatttaaatttaattaaaaaGTCAAATAACAGTACATACATTCGTAGTGAGGTATTTATATGTCAAAGTGACAATACAGACACATTAATTTATTCTCCgccattttcatttgaaattggGTCATCACACGCTCGACTCATATCAGCCGCTGCAGATCTGATTACCCGTGACACATTGCACTGACGGTTGCATAATTTGAAGGGGGCGGCACTCACTCCTGATTTTGGCACAGTTGTGGCCTCGGCAGTCCAATCTACAAAACTTGGTCTCCTCATATTTGCTTCAAAATTCTACATTTTTGGCCGAACTCTGCATTTTTCAGGAAAACGATAGGGCAAAAGTGTTCCATTCCAAAAGTTGAACTGGAAACAAATCAGCATCATAAATCTtacgttttatcaaattttctcAGTCGAATGTCCGCATGAGGCCATAGGGGCGCGAGGGTTCGAAACCAAGGTACATATGTGTAGACCCTTTCCATGACGGTGCAATACCGATGACATTTACATAATTAAAAGCGTGGATCCTCTGCGTTCACGCTCCCGTAAAACTTTAAGCAAAATCTGTCTAAAACTCAGTTTCTGTGACCATATGTCAGTCTATGAGTATTCTGCGAAATGCCTCCAGTATCAGGGTTTTGACGCCCCGCACCTGTCACTGTCCGAGTGCTTTTCTCATAGGGTACAGGTGGTCGTTTCGGTCAAAACTCTGCtttaatttgaattttcttgACACGTTCATAAAGGGTGTTCGACACACACCTTGTACCGGATTACAGTCAAAAATggacataaaaaatggtaacATACTTCGGGGATGCTACCAGAAAACGTATGTTCATGGTTGTGGGATGCACTAACTTTTGTCTCAAATGTTctcagactgcactgacaccaTGCGATGGGATTATAAAGTGTATCATCcattgtatgtaaattattcAACATGAATTCGTTGTTGATATTAAGAGTTATGCCATAAAAGCCGCCAAAAGCCCGGCTTTTAGCCAAAAATCGTACCAAAGGACGTTTCGAATACACAGACATAATTTCAATGATTTGATGTCGTCCCATCAGGGACAAATACGAAAAAGAACTCCCGCCTGCGAATCTTACCTCGCCGGTAATTGAACTTGACCGGCCAGTGAACTGAAGGTCTGCGTCATTCCCAGAAGCCATTGGTGTTGTGTTTGTGAACGCCAGGCCCTGATGATTACAGTTCAAACATCACCGCTAACTGTACAGTATATATCCTCGAAGATTCCCGTTCGCACGTTATACGCCGTTTCGTGTTAGTTAAATGTTGTTAATCAATAAATAGACCTATTTGATTACATCTGACATGCTTTTTGAAAAGCGGGGCAAGCCAAAAGCCAataaataacagaaaaactAAAACCCATCCTATTTACCCTGCAAACATTATAAACAcccagatatatatatatatttcgtaCATAGAGGGTATGAAGTATATCTGGAATTATTTGGGTAAATTAAAGAATGGTTTTGTTTGTTAACTACTGGATTACTACATTATCACGCAAAACGAACAGAAGAGAATATGAATACCCATTATACCAGTACCCTATCAGCACAATAACTCTGTGCTGATGCGAACAGAGCACATTCACGCCTTTGTGCGTGTTTTTCTTGTTGTATACAAACTATATCACATTGTCCTGATGAGCAGTCCATGGCAGTCATGGTCCAAGAAAGACTACATGTACGTTCTCAAAGCATCAGGAGGTATCCATCAAAAAGTAGAGATTTATTAATTGGAGTGGCGAATTTCCTTCAACTTGCAgcagaaatacaaaaaatatgcGAAAAGATAATACCACAAAAGTTCATCTGAACCATATCTGGACATTTATTCCAATGGCAGCTTGCCTCCCGTGATGTATAGGAATAACTTCATTCTGAAGCTAAACCCCACCCCACCCTCTTTCTTGGCAAATATGACACATTACCTGACCTTTAAGCAAACTATACCAGATTTCCCCATACTCTGACCACTATCACAAACATAATGTAAATCGCAACCCTCAATAACAAAGCTTTGACAAAGTAAAGCCATCGTTACAAAGGtgcattgaaataaaaatcgTGCCTTACTTTCAACTCGGCAAAGCTACCCTGGTGCTTTTTCCTTCGAGGATCGAGCAAAGCTCTACTGTGCAGACACGAGCGTTTTACATCAAAACGTTGAGCGCgaaattttcctttgtttccGACCCTTACACAAGTGCAACCTTCATTTTATCCATGAAAGTCGGATTTACGCGGTTCtgattttatttgaataaattttattatgcaaatttcattataAATCTCTGTCATCCGCAGAATGGCATTTAACATTCAAATTAGTTGCAGGCGATTGGAATATGCTAAGATAATCGGTACAGTAATCCACTGTAAACCGAATGTGGCTGATACTTTTGATGTTTAGCTtcacactatttttgttttaatgtccATGATAGGTTTTTGTTCTGCTCCTCAAAGCATGCTGGGATAGTTATTAGCTTGTGAACTTGCTCCTCAAAGCATGCTGGGATAGTAATTAGCTTGTGAACTAAGCCTGTGCATGTGAGGACTCCGTTTTAATTCTTGATAAGttaattctggtccagactagaattcaaatataaatagtAGCAGTGCATTCTACCTGACGACGCGATGTTGGCAAGATGAAAAGTACAGGTTCTCGTATactttgaggagtagaacaaaaatatgcaattgagACACAAAACGAAAACAATGGAAACATTATCCAAAGTTAAAACTACTCAAAAACAATCCAGCtatttaagaaattttacattCATAATTCTACAATGAATATCGGAAAATGTTTCTTTATCTTTATGTAAAGATCGACTTATGAATAGAGAGGGGAAATAAGAAATAATTTGTAAAGATGTGTAATGATTAATGAAACCGGAAAAGTTTTACACGCCTAATGAAAGCACATGTACTAGATCTTAAGTCACAGAAAACAATAGTGTGCAGATTTGTTTAGTCCCTGATGTGTCAATTTGTTAGATGCTGAGGTAGCAGAGAAATATTCCTATATATAACCCAAACAAGTAAACGCGCGAGTGTTAAATAAAGTTGGTAGACAATTTAACTctgtcagtgattttaatttacTTTGTTGTATTGCTGAGAACGGGATTAATGGGTTTATTCACGCCGAACGCAACATTTTGTCAATGGTACTTGTGACTACAATGAAAAACGTTTACATTTATCATGCAGTAGCTGCTTTCTAGTTGCTACAGCATACCGCCATGCTAACATTTAAATCGTACCACTTAGTGTTCCGTTTACAGATTGTTCTGTGATATCCCAGTCGGTGTATAACattcctgagagagagagagagagagagagaagagagagagagagagagagagagagagagagagagagagagagagagagagagagagagagagagagagagagagagagagagagacagacagacagacagacagacagacagacagacagacagacagacagacagacagacagacagacagacagcgtTAGTGAAATTattaatagacatcaaatcaggtccaataacaCACATAAAAGTACGATACCAGAAATATTTCTGCGACAGCTAATGACTGACATAAATAGAGTATACTTGTTTTAACGTTTTAGCATTCTTTTCGTTGTCAGTATTTCGAAATATTGCTGGCCATTACCCGGAAACCCCCCAGACAGTATTATTTTTAAAGGGAATAAGGCGAAATGAAGTAAGAACGATGAAATTGTGCTCTAGGAGTAACTAGATAGGCAGTGTTTACGAGAATCACAGACTGTCAATTAAGAGTATTTTGTGAGAAGTATAGTCTATATATGCAAATACATTTTCTATCACCAAGTTGGGAAAAAACCCAAACACTACATAGTAGGCGTCTTTCTAACATCCCgtataatatgacagaaccccatatGGTTCTGTTATTAtacatatgttctatcttttatttgcatcgagagaatcgacgaatagtcgagcgcattacttgtcagtaaaagcttcagggcgaccctgcggagttatataacattgacatcactgtaatgaggcctggaatcagctttcacttttcattggtcaacgccgccacaTCCTCTATTTTCATCAGCTTAACtattgtttgcttgtttatcaAGGTGACGTAAGAAGAACGTCAGAGAGCTTgaactctgcttgcgatcgctcacacgTACGTAGCAACATGCCCTAGAtagccaaacgaagagaacttttAGCCTGGAACGCtcttgattttttcacattttgagcttggaattcttctaaatgatcgatacaaaacagtttgaagattttaacgggaaatttttaagatacggcaaacgtaacttgtcgaacgatcaaatttcagtgttcaccgtggcagacaagcgctcactgttatcaatagcatgtaggacacacaagtacagaataaactgcatgcaaaaaTGACTTTCTATTGCAAAGAGGATcgtccggtgagaaaactactaGTAAAAACgcctctgaaaatgttaactgtttaattggctCCGCTGTGTCTGCAGTTACGTGTGCATAGATGTATTATGGCCGCCGTGGTACCGTGGCCACCGTGCAAAAACggacgtcgcccgttgtcaatgtttttgcttcgctgacaaacaaactgctcgTCCCGATGATAAAATCATCCTCATactataataagtacatgcaattttctttgttgtagTTTTTATTCGGTAATGTCATCCATTTTACGATAACTAGCACCGAACCAAGgtaaaatgaaatcttgtaaaCGACAATTTtggtgtttacaaacaaaaattgttccgggtcaaaattggtaaatactcattaacataaagaatGGTAAAATagttttggtattgcactgcagtgcaaataccggtagtacgaacgcgcttcgatgcaagtaaactgtggtatatatgtaataataacagttATGCTATGCTCTAGTTGTGTACTGGAATGCAATTCTCGCAGCTAAACAGGTCAAATCATGGTCTTACTATGTTGAATAATGGCATTATACTGAATTTACCTGCTACACATCCAGTCATGAAACATGTTACTGT from the Ptychodera flava strain L36383 chromosome 2, AS_Pfla_20210202, whole genome shotgun sequence genome contains:
- the LOC139119037 gene encoding solute carrier family 28 member 3-like, with protein sequence MASGNDADLQFTGRSSSITGEDHGSAVLEMKAINDDWKSELDYDKHEFAQVTLVEDSSEYKGAGICKKLAGGLKTFYNWCGVHSETILLSVYATLVACYCAYFIYACWYNFYNALALFIFTSLALLYMIYALVRDRCGAAIYGKCLSPCCGLLNKYWYIIKWPLYICLLVGLIVFLIYEAREYPPQLMSSVGACIFIIFGFACSKYPDAVKWRSVLWGVGLQFVFALFVLRTYFGYKLFEWIGDFMQVFLSFADHGAEFVFGENFRDHYFAFAILPVTIYFASFMSIVYYLGIMQWVILKVAWLFEVTMATSAPESVNAAGNILVGQQEAPLLIKPFVEYMTLSELHAVMVGGFATIAGSLLAAYIAFGVSASHLISASVISAPAALGISKLFYPETASDKAIHHKDIEVKLEKSTDKNFIEAAAKGACAAVVMVGYIAANLIAFVSLIALLNAVLGWIGGMVGVPELSFELICSYIFMPVAFIIGVEWADCRYVAGLIGTKIFINEFVAYEKLSELISNREDGVEPYMSVRSEVIATYILCGFDNLSSIGIQLGAISSIAPGRARDLASIATRALVAGTVTCFMTGCVAGMLYTDWDITEQSVNGTLSGTI